The proteins below are encoded in one region of Rhizobacter sp.:
- a CDS encoding amidase, giving the protein MTTSLHTLSALALLAAYESRALSPVEVTRAVLGQIDRCEPKLHATYALDHEAALAAAKASEARWLKAEPQGALDGVPVTIKENIATRGTPVPLGTAATLHTPAERDAPPAARLREAGAVLLGKTTMPDYGMLSSGLSSFHALTRNPWDVSKNPGGSSAGAAAAAAGGYGPLHLGTDIGGSVRLPAAWCGIFTLKPSLGRIPIHPPYYGRVAGPMTRSVQDAALMMRVLSLPDARDTMSLPYQPISWTELTRPIKGLKIGLMLDAGWGLPVEPEVRAAVEAAASAFAAAGAVVEPLAPFMTRAMIDGMDRFWRCRSWMDISALPAERQAKVLPFIREWARGGAGLTGEQVFTGFSQMGVMREAAVAACQSFDFVLTPTAPIAAFAAELPCPTNDATLPFEHIAFTLPYNMSEQPAASINCGYTSAGLPIGLQIVGHRHDDLGVLQLARAWEQLRPAQRPWPMD; this is encoded by the coding sequence ATGACGACGTCGTTGCACACCCTGAGCGCGCTCGCGCTGCTCGCCGCCTACGAGAGCCGTGCGCTGTCGCCGGTCGAGGTCACGCGGGCCGTGCTCGGCCAGATCGACCGCTGCGAGCCGAAGCTGCACGCCACCTACGCGCTCGACCACGAAGCCGCGCTGGCGGCGGCAAAGGCCAGCGAAGCCCGTTGGCTGAAGGCCGAGCCACAGGGCGCGCTCGACGGTGTGCCGGTCACGATCAAGGAAAACATCGCCACCCGCGGCACGCCGGTGCCCCTGGGCACCGCCGCCACGCTGCACACCCCGGCCGAGCGCGACGCCCCACCCGCCGCACGCCTGCGCGAAGCCGGTGCGGTGCTGCTCGGCAAGACCACCATGCCCGACTACGGCATGTTGTCGTCGGGCCTGTCGAGCTTCCACGCGCTCACGCGCAACCCGTGGGACGTGTCCAAGAACCCTGGCGGCAGCAGCGCCGGTGCTGCTGCCGCCGCGGCCGGTGGCTACGGCCCGCTGCACCTGGGCACCGACATCGGCGGCTCGGTGCGCCTGCCCGCCGCCTGGTGCGGCATCTTCACCTTGAAGCCCAGCCTCGGCCGCATCCCCATCCACCCGCCGTACTACGGCCGTGTGGCCGGGCCGATGACGCGCAGCGTGCAAGACGCGGCGCTGATGATGCGGGTGCTCTCGCTGCCCGATGCGCGCGACACCATGAGCCTGCCCTACCAGCCGATCTCGTGGACCGAGCTCACGCGGCCGATCAAGGGCTTGAAGATCGGCTTGATGCTCGACGCCGGCTGGGGGCTGCCTGTCGAGCCCGAGGTGCGGGCTGCGGTCGAAGCGGCGGCGAGCGCCTTTGCCGCGGCCGGCGCAGTCGTCGAACCGCTCGCACCCTTCATGACACGCGCCATGATCGACGGCATGGACCGCTTCTGGCGCTGCCGCTCCTGGATGGACATCTCGGCCCTGCCGGCCGAACGGCAGGCCAAGGTGCTGCCCTTCATCCGCGAGTGGGCGCGCGGCGGCGCGGGCCTCACCGGCGAGCAGGTCTTCACCGGCTTCAGCCAGATGGGCGTGATGCGCGAGGCGGCGGTCGCGGCCTGCCAGTCCTTCGACTTCGTGCTCACGCCGACGGCGCCGATCGCGGCCTTCGCCGCCGAGCTGCCGTGCCCCACCAACGACGCGACGCTGCCCTTCGAGCACATCGCCTTCACGCTGCCCTACAACATGAGTGAGCAGCCGGCCGCCAGCATCAACTGCGGCTACACGAGCGCCGGCCTGCCCATCGGCCTGCAGATCGTCGGCCACCGCCATGACGACCTCGGGGTGCTGCAGCTGGCGCGGGCCTGGGAGCAGTTGCGCCCGGCGCAACGGCCCTGGCCGATGGATTGA
- a CDS encoding YafY family transcriptional regulator, whose product MRRADRLFQIVQLIRGRRLSTAQFLAERLEVSERTVYRDIAELMTQGVPIEGEAGVGYRMRSGFDLPPLMFTHEEAQALVASVRIAQPRLDATLAAQAENALSKILAVLPAAARAAAETLAVYAPPVEFDPATRLRLEPLRLAAEGRRKVRLSYLDLKDVPSERTVRPLGCFYWGAVWTLAAWCEVREEFRNFRIDRIRELDVLGSFRDEPGKTLPDFFRQAEVSAAAHRQAHPKAN is encoded by the coding sequence ATGCGACGTGCAGACCGCCTCTTCCAGATCGTGCAGCTCATCCGCGGCCGGCGCCTGTCGACCGCGCAGTTCCTCGCCGAACGGCTGGAGGTGTCGGAACGCACCGTGTACCGCGACATCGCCGAGCTGATGACGCAAGGGGTGCCCATCGAGGGCGAGGCCGGTGTGGGCTACCGCATGCGCAGCGGCTTCGACCTCCCACCGCTCATGTTCACCCACGAAGAAGCGCAGGCGCTGGTCGCCTCGGTGCGCATCGCCCAGCCGCGGCTCGACGCCACGCTGGCCGCGCAGGCGGAAAACGCGCTGTCGAAGATCCTCGCGGTGCTGCCGGCGGCGGCCCGCGCCGCGGCCGAGACACTCGCGGTCTACGCCCCACCGGTCGAGTTCGACCCGGCCACCCGCCTGCGCCTGGAGCCGCTGCGGCTGGCGGCCGAGGGCCGGCGCAAGGTGCGCCTGAGCTACCTCGACCTCAAGGACGTGCCCAGTGAGCGCACCGTGCGCCCGCTCGGCTGCTTCTACTGGGGCGCGGTGTGGACGCTCGCCGCCTGGTGCGAGGTGCGCGAGGAGTTCCGCAACTTCCGCATCGACCGCATCCGCGAGCTTGACGTGCTGGGGAGCTTCCGCGACGAGCCGGGCAAGACGCTGCCCGATTTCTTCCGCCAGGCCGAGGTGTCGGCAGCGGCGCACCGGCAGGCACACCCGAAAGCGAACTGA
- a CDS encoding helix-turn-helix domain-containing protein — MIRIDTLLLAGSSPASLGITLDVLGAANALSGKRLFDHRVLSPGAPSVALRGGLSMAAEPLAKARARELVVLPGLGAATPGQIADRLAEPDAQLASAWLHKAWGQGASLAASCSSVFLLAQAGLLDGRRCTSTWWLVPTLKSLAPKSETTLDAMVTEDERIWTAGASLAHIDLMLALVARFASPGLATEVARYLVIEPRASQARFVAPAFLAAQDPLAHRVELLVRERLADVPSLEEIADTLAVSPRTLTRRVTAATGLTPMRLVQKIRLDSALHALQTSRAPIDQVARDVGFEDGSALYRLVLRHTGKPPSAFR; from the coding sequence ATGATCCGCATCGACACCCTCCTGCTCGCCGGCAGCAGCCCGGCCTCCCTCGGCATCACGCTCGACGTGCTGGGCGCCGCCAACGCCCTCTCGGGCAAGCGTCTCTTCGACCACCGCGTGCTCTCGCCCGGCGCGCCCTCGGTGGCGCTACGGGGCGGGCTGTCGATGGCGGCCGAGCCGCTGGCCAAGGCGCGTGCCCGCGAGCTGGTGGTGCTGCCCGGGCTGGGGGCCGCCACGCCGGGGCAGATCGCCGACCGGCTGGCCGAGCCCGACGCCCAGCTCGCCTCGGCCTGGCTGCACAAGGCCTGGGGCCAGGGCGCGAGCCTCGCGGCCTCGTGCAGCAGCGTCTTCCTGCTCGCGCAGGCCGGCCTGCTCGACGGCCGCCGCTGCACCAGCACCTGGTGGCTCGTGCCCACGCTGAAGTCGCTTGCGCCCAAGAGCGAGACCACGCTCGATGCGATGGTCACGGAAGACGAGCGCATCTGGACGGCCGGCGCCTCGCTGGCCCACATCGACCTGATGCTCGCGCTCGTCGCCCGCTTCGCGAGCCCGGGCCTCGCCACCGAGGTGGCGCGCTACCTGGTGATCGAGCCGCGTGCGTCGCAGGCGCGTTTCGTGGCGCCGGCCTTCCTGGCCGCGCAAGACCCGCTGGCGCACCGGGTGGAGCTGCTGGTGCGCGAACGCTTGGCCGACGTGCCCTCGCTGGAGGAGATCGCCGACACGCTGGCGGTGAGCCCACGCACGCTGACCCGCCGCGTGACCGCCGCCACCGGCCTCACGCCGATGCGGCTGGTGCAGAAGATCCGACTCGACTCGGCGCTGCATGCCCTACAGACCTCACGGGCGCCCATCGACCAAGTGGCGCGTGACGTGGGTTTCGAGGACGGCTCGGCGCTTTATCGACTGGTGCTCAGGCACACCGGCAAACCGCCGAGCGCGTTTCGCTAG
- a CDS encoding GTP cyclohydrolase I, with protein sequence MPAPPPAPIFRTEEDLAQLSASERIRYRLVGSGRRYHANDNISAFIREGEIDELRDEIAAKMQEVLKSLVIDTESDHNTNETAQRVAKMYLTEVFRGRYQPMPAVTEFPNVERLNELMIVGPITVRSACSHHLCPIMGRVWIGILPNEHSNLIGLSKYARICDWIMSRPQIQEEAVTMLANELQSRVKPDGLAIVMEADHFCMHWRGVKDDDAMMTNSVMRGAFLKDANLRREFLSLLSKKT encoded by the coding sequence ATGCCGGCTCCACCCCCCGCGCCGATCTTCAGAACCGAGGAAGACCTTGCGCAGCTGAGCGCGTCGGAGCGCATCCGCTACCGGCTGGTCGGCTCCGGGCGGCGCTACCACGCCAACGACAACATCTCGGCCTTCATCCGCGAAGGCGAGATCGACGAGTTGCGCGACGAGATCGCCGCCAAGATGCAGGAGGTGCTGAAGTCGCTGGTGATCGATACCGAAAGCGACCACAACACCAACGAGACGGCGCAGCGCGTGGCCAAGATGTACCTCACCGAGGTGTTTCGCGGACGCTACCAGCCCATGCCGGCGGTGACCGAGTTCCCCAATGTCGAGCGCCTCAACGAGCTGATGATCGTGGGCCCGATCACGGTGCGCAGCGCCTGCTCGCACCACCTGTGCCCGATCATGGGCAGGGTGTGGATCGGCATCCTGCCCAACGAGCATTCCAACCTCATCGGTCTGTCGAAGTACGCGCGCATCTGCGACTGGATCATGTCGCGCCCGCAGATCCAGGAGGAGGCGGTGACCATGCTCGCCAACGAGCTGCAATCGCGCGTCAAGCCCGATGGCCTGGCCATCGTGATGGAGGCCGATCACTTCTGCATGCACTGGCGAGGCGTGAAGGACGACGACGCGATGATGACCAACAGCGTGATGCGCGGCGCTTTCCTGAAAGACGCGAACCTGCGCCGCGAGTTCCTGTCATTGCTCAGCAAGAAGACCTGA
- a CDS encoding BLUF domain-containing protein has protein sequence MLVRLMYASRAAESVNQEALAAILKKSRQHNPASGVTGVLCFSEGLFLQVLEGGRLAVSQLYNRIANDARHRDVVLLTYEEIGERKFAGWAMGQVNLSDLNASLLLKYSETATLDPYAVSGGVSMALFNELVATASVVCS, from the coding sequence ATGCTTGTACGCCTGATGTATGCCAGCCGCGCCGCCGAGTCGGTCAACCAGGAGGCGCTGGCCGCCATCCTGAAGAAGTCGCGCCAGCACAACCCCGCCTCCGGCGTGACCGGCGTGCTGTGCTTCTCGGAAGGCCTGTTCCTGCAGGTGCTCGAGGGCGGCCGCCTGGCGGTGAGCCAGCTTTACAACCGCATCGCCAACGATGCTCGCCACCGCGATGTGGTGCTGCTGACCTACGAAGAGATTGGCGAACGCAAGTTTGCGGGCTGGGCCATGGGGCAGGTGAACCTGTCCGACCTGAACGCCTCGCTGCTGCTCAAGTACTCGGAGACGGCCACGCTCGACCCGTATGCGGTGTCGGGGGGGGTGTCGATGGCCTTGTTCAACGAACTCGTGGCCACCGCATCGGTCGTTTGCAGCTAG
- a CDS encoding VOC family protein, producing MAQHTQQHAVNWFEIPVLEQPRAQAFYERLLDVKLDWQTMGGQSLAVIPYDDGAVGGCLVAAGQGMAPSTVGTLVYLNAKPSLDAALARVEPAGGRVTTPKVQLPGDLGFFAHVTDTEGNRIGLHALS from the coding sequence ATGGCCCAACACACCCAACAGCATGCCGTGAACTGGTTTGAAATCCCGGTGCTGGAGCAGCCCCGCGCCCAGGCGTTCTACGAGCGCCTGCTCGATGTGAAGCTCGACTGGCAGACGATGGGCGGGCAATCCCTCGCTGTCATCCCCTACGACGACGGTGCTGTCGGCGGTTGCCTGGTGGCGGCCGGCCAGGGCATGGCGCCCTCGACCGTAGGCACGCTGGTGTATCTGAACGCCAAGCCCTCGCTCGACGCGGCGCTCGCCCGCGTGGAGCCGGCCGGCGGTCGCGTCACCACCCCCAAGGTGCAGCTGCCGGGCGACCTGGGCTTCTTCGCCCACGTGACCGACACCGAAGGCAACCGCATTGGCCTGCACGCGCTGAGCTGA
- a CDS encoding DUF805 domain-containing protein, protein MDGQAQVRLVFAGELLEGHTADEVKRLFGQMFKLEGDRLAAVFSGKRTVLKHQIGREDGERYVDRLRKLGMRVLVEPLDAPPEPQAVPGVPAPTPAVPPQPAEPAVGTLSLQELADEVQCPNCGNRQQKKFVLCKQCNTDIPRALESKREDAERARAERQAAREMASNGGRFAPPNAEVDGERSTDLVEPPPFASLSFEGRYGRASYINTWGASMLVVFGVGVIAAVLTPVLGKLILLPLGLLGLAWLVWGIRVTALRLHDFNRSGWWMLLTLIPYVGVIGNLVISLWPGTAEENDYGPKPRRGNMVLAIAICVLSTVGLGIMAAVALPAYNDYVKRAQQKAEQAEQSEQRQAERMQEQAMPRLPDGSAAQVYRDEYMPASNEKAFAVSSAGAYGWSSGKTSAREAMSAALSDCDTRREAYTGQCRIVSVNGMVPKER, encoded by the coding sequence ATGGATGGCCAAGCGCAGGTGCGTCTGGTGTTCGCGGGGGAGCTGCTGGAAGGCCACACCGCCGACGAGGTGAAGCGGCTGTTCGGCCAGATGTTCAAGCTGGAAGGCGACCGCCTCGCGGCGGTGTTTTCCGGCAAGCGCACGGTGCTCAAGCACCAGATCGGCCGCGAGGACGGCGAGCGCTACGTCGACCGCCTGCGCAAGCTGGGCATGCGGGTGCTGGTCGAGCCCCTCGACGCGCCGCCCGAGCCCCAGGCCGTGCCCGGCGTGCCGGCGCCCACGCCTGCCGTGCCGCCCCAACCCGCCGAACCCGCGGTCGGCACGCTGTCGCTGCAGGAGCTGGCCGACGAGGTGCAGTGCCCCAACTGCGGCAACCGCCAGCAGAAGAAATTCGTGCTCTGCAAGCAGTGCAACACCGACATCCCCCGCGCGCTGGAAAGCAAGCGCGAGGACGCCGAGCGTGCGCGAGCCGAGCGACAGGCGGCGCGCGAGATGGCGTCCAACGGTGGCCGTTTCGCGCCGCCGAACGCCGAGGTCGACGGCGAGCGCAGCACCGACCTCGTCGAGCCGCCGCCGTTTGCCAGCCTGAGCTTCGAAGGCCGCTACGGCCGCGCCAGCTACATCAACACCTGGGGCGCGTCCATGCTGGTCGTGTTCGGGGTGGGGGTGATCGCGGCGGTGCTCACGCCGGTGCTCGGCAAGCTGATCCTGCTGCCGCTCGGGCTGCTGGGCCTCGCGTGGCTGGTCTGGGGCATCCGCGTGACCGCGCTGCGCCTGCACGACTTCAACCGCAGCGGCTGGTGGATGCTGCTCACGCTCATCCCTTATGTCGGCGTCATTGGCAACCTGGTCATCTCGCTCTGGCCCGGCACGGCCGAAGAAAACGACTACGGCCCCAAGCCGAGACGCGGCAACATGGTGCTGGCCATCGCGATCTGCGTGCTGAGCACGGTCGGCCTGGGGATCATGGCCGCGGTGGCGCTGCCGGCCTACAACGACTACGTGAAACGGGCACAGCAGAAGGCCGAGCAAGCCGAGCAGTCCGAGCAACGCCAGGCCGAGCGCATGCAGGAGCAGGCCATGCCCCGCTTGCCCGACGGCTCGGCCGCGCAGGTGTACCGCGACGAGTACATGCCGGCCTCGAACGAAAAGGCCTTCGCGGTGTCGAGCGCCGGGGCCTACGGCTGGTCGAGCGGCAAGACCTCCGCCCGCGAGGCGATGTCGGCGGCACTGTCGGACTGCGACACCCGCCGCGAGGCCTACACCGGCCAGTGCCGCATCGTCAGCGTGAACGGCATGGTGCCCAAGGAGCGCTGA
- a CDS encoding transglutaminase-like cysteine peptidase, with translation MLRRAFSLCIASYACVGMKAHAQPVLDPLQAATERFLRLAEGLRRLPLAERHAAANRRINELVDYTPDLELCGARDCWQTPAETLASGRGDCEDYAIAKYFLLNACGSGGCPRLVYASWTSPVASTPRVAHIALIADAHDRDPVVLDCLDPPLQPLSHRTDLRPVFSFDSSGLWRGADGQRVGDAAVRLRPWRGVLERWALQQRGSAMAH, from the coding sequence ATGCTGCGACGAGCCTTTTCCCTGTGCATCGCCAGTTATGCCTGTGTCGGCATGAAGGCGCACGCCCAGCCCGTGCTCGACCCGCTGCAGGCTGCGACCGAGCGTTTCCTGCGGCTCGCCGAGGGCCTGCGCCGCCTGCCCCTGGCCGAGCGCCACGCGGCGGCGAACCGGCGCATCAACGAGCTGGTCGACTACACCCCCGACCTCGAGCTCTGCGGCGCCCGCGACTGCTGGCAAACCCCGGCCGAGACGCTCGCCTCGGGCCGCGGCGACTGCGAGGACTACGCCATCGCCAAGTACTTCCTGCTCAACGCCTGCGGCAGCGGCGGGTGCCCGCGGCTCGTCTACGCCAGCTGGACCTCGCCGGTCGCGTCGACCCCACGCGTGGCCCACATCGCGCTGATCGCCGACGCACACGACCGCGACCCGGTGGTGCTCGACTGCCTCGACCCGCCGCTGCAGCCGCTGTCGCACCGCACCGACCTGCGGCCGGTGTTCAGCTTCGACAGCAGCGGCCTGTGGCGCGGCGCCGACGGCCAGCGGGTGGGCGACGCCGCGGTGCGACTTCGCCCCTGGCGCGGCGTGCTGGAGCGTTGGGCGCTGCAGCAGCGCGGCAGCGCGATGGCGCACTGA